The Methanomassiliicoccales archaeon DNA segment GCGAGCCCAGCATCCCGTCCAGGAGGAAGGAGGGCTCAGCCATCCCTCTTGACCTCGTAGGTGAGGTGCACTCCGCCCCCCAGCCTTTCGAAGGAGGTCAGGCGCATGAACACGTGCTCCCCGGGCCGGAAGCCGTCCCCGTCCACCGGGCTGGGCGCCTCCCTCCCTCCGATGATGAAATCGCCGACGTACACGGAATAGACGTCTACCAGTCTAGCCTCGAAGAAGGAGAATATGGTCTCCCCACCTCCTTCCACCAAGAGGTTGGATATCCCTCGCGCCCCTAACAGGTCCAGCAGGGCGCCGAGGTCTATCTTCCCCTTGCCCAAGCGCACCGTCTCCGCCCCGGGATAGTCACGTACGCAATCCTCGAAGGTCACCATCAGGGTGCGCGCCCGGTCGTCGAGGATCAATGAGGTCTCCGGCACCTTCCCCCGGGGGTCCAGCACCACCCTCAGCGACTGCCTCTCCGGCGGCAGCCCTTTGATCGTTAGATGCGGGTCGTCGGCCAGGATCGTTCCCGCCCCTACTAGTATGGCTTGGCATTCGGAACGCAGCATCCTCACCCTCTCCATGTCCTCCGGGGAGGAGATGCGCAGCTGTCGTCTCTCGGTCCCGGCGATCTTGCCGTCCGGGGACATGGCGCAATTGACAATCACCCTGGGCCTCATGGTTGAGATATCCGCGGGCATGGTCATAAGGGTGATGGGGGGTGGGAGATTAATAGCATAAAATCGATATCGCCGGCGATGAGCGATTTCGACATTATCGAGCTGAAAAGGTCCAATCTGAAAGGCGCCACGGTCATCGAAGGCTTCTCCAGCATCGGCTTGGTCGGTTCCATCACCGCCAACTATCTGGTCAACCTGCTGGACATGGACCTGATAGCGGTCGTCGATTCCCCCTACCTGCCTTCAGTGTCCATCGTCCGGGATGGCGTCCCCTATTCCCCGGTGCGGGTGTACTCCGGCAACATCAACGAGAAGGGCAACGAGAAGATCGTGGTCATCGTCTCCGAGTTCGAGCCCCCGTCAGAGATACTCAAGCCCCTGGCCTGGGCCATCATGGACTGGGTGGAGCATAAGGGCTGCACCATGGTCATATCCCCCGAGGGGCTGGCCAACAAGTCCGGCGAAGAGGTGGACGAGGAACAGGAGAAGAAGGACGCCGCCAACTTCAAGGTCTACGCCGTGGCCTCCACTCCCCGGGCCCGGACCCTCCTGATCAAGAACGACATTCCCATATTCGAGAACGGGGTGGTGGTCGGTCTGGCCGGAGTGCTGCTGAACGAGGGCGTGAACCGCAACTTCGACGTGGTGTCCATACTGTCCGAGGCGCATTCCGACTATCCAGACGCCCGGGCGGCCGCCGCCGCCACCGAGGCCATCGACAAACTGTTATTGCACACCCAGCTGGACACCCAGCCTCTGCTGGAAGAGGCCGCGCTCATCGAAGAGGCCTTGAAGGAGATAAAGGTGAAGACCGGGGAGAGCGAGGAGCTGGCCAAGAAGCGCTCCATCATGTACGGCTGATCCGGACCCGGAAGGGCGCGCCCTCGGTCATCTCGAAGCGCACGGGGAGGTAATGAGGCACCAACCAAATCTGCGTGCCCAGGTGTCCGCTCACCTCCCGCACGGTGAACTCGGAATCCTGTCCGGCCAGCGCCAGGAACGGTAACAGCTGGTCCGCGGTATGCGCGTCCAAGGTCCCTCCGCCCTCCATCTCCTTGGTCAGGCCCGACGCGGCCTCCCGGCCCACCACCTCCGCCGACATGCCCTTCTCCCCCCGCGAGCTCCAGCCGATAATGGTGTTCTCGTACTCCGCCGTCAGGACCACCCCGGCCCCGGTCGAATCGCCCGTTCCCGTCTCGAACCGCATCTGAACGTCCATTCCAAGCAGGTTTCGCCGAACCGCATCCGCCATACGCTGGGCCACGTGCCCGGGCAGGTTCTGGACGAACGATACGCCGGTGATGCGGCGCAGCTCCCCCCGTTCATCGAGGGATAGCTTCCGCAGTTCCCCGCCCGAAACCTTCAGGCGCACTTTTCCTCCTCCCCGAGGATAGAACCCTCTGGCCTCGACCTCCATCTCCACCTGGGCCCCCATGCGCCTTATCAATGGTAGGAGCACCATCCGGTAATGGTCCACCGGAGGCGACCAGCGCACATCGGTACCGCCGACCAGCTCCAGCTCCGTCCTTACTGGAGAGAGGACCAGCGCAGGAAGCACCGTCTGGATCAGCAGGGTCAGGCTGCCGGCCGTTCCCACGTCGAACTTATACGTCCCGCCGACCAAAGCCCCCGGTCGGAACTCCAGCCGCTGAGAGCCGACCTCGTCCCCGACCACCTCGGCGTTGCAGAGGTTGGTGATGAGGCGAACCCCGGCCAGGTGCTGGGGCTTGAGCCCCGGGTCAGGACGCCCTGCCCTGATCTTGGTGATGAGCAGGTCCTGTCCGGTGAGCACGGAAAGGGACAGCGCTGTCCGCAGCAGCTGCCCCCCGCCCTCGCCATGCGACCCGTCCAGCTCTATCATTCGCTTCTCCGGGCCTTACGCGCGGCCACGACCTTCCACAGCTCGTTGAAGGCGAAGGCGCACAGGGACATGGGCAGCAGGATCAGCCATTCCTCCAGGTCCAAGGGGGAGGTGCGGAAGGCGTCGCTCAGTCCCGGTAGATACACCACCGCCAGCTGCAACAGTACCGAAACCTCGATCGCCGCGACCAGCTTCGTGTTGGTGAAGATGCCGATCCGCCAGAGGGTCTTGGTGGCCGAACGCGCCGAGAAGGCGTAGAACAGCTGGGCGAACACGATGGTACAGAAGGCCACGGTCCGGGCGTGCATGACCGCGTCCGCATCGGCCAGGCCGAGCACGTTTGTGGCGTCCCAATACTCCAACCAGAAGGCCAATAAGGTCGATATGGCGAATATGGACCCCACGGCCAATATGCGTATGGCATTGCTGCGGTTGACCGGCGGCTCATTGGGAGCGTTCGGCGGGCGCTCCATGATGTCCTTGGGAGTGGGGTCGATACCCAGGGCCAGGGCCGGCAGCCCGTCCGTAACCAGGTTCATCCACAACAGTTGAATCGGCAGAAGAAAGGGCATGAACTGCGGCTCTACGAAGATGAGGCTGGCGACGAACATGGCCGTCACCTCTCCGGAGTTGCAGGCCAGCAGGAAGGTCACGAACTTCTTGATGTTGTCGTAGACCCCGCGCCCCTCCTCCACGGCGTTCACGATGGAGGCGAAGTTGTCGTCCATGAGGACCATCTGCGATGCCTCCTTGGAGACGTCCGTCCCGGTGATGCCCATGGCCACGCCGATGTCCGCCTTCTTCAGGGCCGGGGCGTCATTCACCCCGTCCCCGGTCATGGCCACTATCTGACCCTGGTTCTGCAGCATCTCTACGATGCGGACCTTATGCTCGGGAGCGACGCGGGCGAAGACGTTGACCTCCTTGAGCAGCTCGGTCAGCTCCTGGTCCGAGGCCGTCTCCAGCATCTGGCCGTTGATGACCTTGTCCTTGCCCGGTTTTGCGATGCCCATCTCCACGGCAATGGCCCTAGCGGTCAGCTCGTGGTCGCCGGTGATCATTATGACGCGGATACCGGCGGTGTGGCATTTCTTGACCGCCTCCATGGCCTCCTTGCGCGGGGCGTCGATCATGCCCACCAGGCCCAGCAGGGTGAAGTCCTTCTCCAGCGCCGCCTCCTCCAGAGGAACGTCGGTGACATCGCGCATGGCGATGGCCAGAACTCTCAACGCGCGCCCGGCCATATCGTTGTTCTGGGCCAGGACGGACTCGACCGTCTGCGGGATGAGGTCCACGATCTGGCCTTTCGCACGGCGCTTGGTGCACAGCGGGACCACCTTCTCCGCCGCGCCTTTCATGAACGCATACTTTCGACCGTCCACCTCGTGCACGGTGGTCATGCGCTTCTTCACCGAATCAAATGAAAGCTCGAAGATGCGCGGGCTGTCTTTGGTGATCTTATCCACGTCAACGCCGCCCTTGCGGGCGGTAACGATCAACGTGCCCTCGGTGGGGTCTCCCCGCACCTTCCACTTGCCCTCCTCCTGATAGAGGGAGGAATCGTTGCACAGGGCGCCGGCCACCAGCAGCATGGAGAGGTCCCCCCGGTCGTCGGCGTCCATGACCCCCCCCGGCAGGGAGAAGGTGCCCTTGGGCTCGAAGCCCTCGCCGCTGACGTTGATGGCCTCGGTCATGAATATCTCGCGGATGTTCATCTCGCCCTTGGTCAGGGTGCCGGTCTTGTCCGTGCATATCACCGTGGCGCTGCCCAGTGATTCCACCGCCGGCAGCTTGCGCATGACCGCCTTGCGCTTGGCCATGCGCTGCAATCCTAACGCCAACGAGATGGTCACGATGGCCGGCAACCCCTCGGGGATGGCCGCCACCGCCAGGCTGACCGCGGTAAGGAACATCTCCTCGGCCGGGACGCCCCGGGTCAGCCCCACGACGAATATGAATATGCACACGCCGAAGATCATCAGCCCCAGCTGCTTTCCCAGTTTGTCGAGCTTTTTCTGCAGGGGAGTGTCCTCGTCCTCGTACTGGACCATCTTGGCGATGTTGCCCAGCTGGGTCAGCATGCCGGTGGAGATGACCACGGCCTTTCCACGTCCATGGTCCACGGTGCAGCCGGAGAATATCATGTTAATGCGGTCGGACAGGAAGGCGCCCTCAGCCAACACCTCTCCGGCGCGCTTGTTGACCGACAGGGATTCTCCGGTCAGCGAGGCCTCGTTGGTCTTCAGGTTGGCCGAATCGAGCAGCCTGGCGTCGGCCGATATCTTGTCCCCGGCCGCCAGCAATATGATGTCTCCCGGGACCAGATCCCTGGAGGGAACGCACTGCTCCTTTCCGTCGCGAATCACGTTGGCCTTGGGGGCGGCCATGTCCTTCAGCGCCTGCATGGTCTTTTCCGCCCTGTAGGTTTGAACGAACCCGAGGGTGGCGTTGATGATGACGATGATCATGATGACCGCCGCGTCCAGCCATTCCTCGTTGGACCCTTTGATGCTGGCGATGGCGCCGGAAATGATGGCGGCGATTATCAAAATGATGACCATGAAATCCTTGAACTGTTCCAAGAAGATCTTGAGCGGGGAGATCTTGCGGCCCTCACTCAGCTCGTTGGGACCGTAGCGCAGCAACCTATCCGCGGCCTCGGCGGCGGAAAGCCCCTCGGGACCGCTGCCCAAAGCGCTCAGGGTCTCCTCTCCACTCATCGCGTGGAATTCCGTAGACATTTTTGACCCACAAGGTTTACGACGGTCCAATTAATTAAAATCGACGCTGCCAACGGAAGCCGCGACGGAGGCCACTCCAGATGTGGACAATTATTTATAACATGTAATACTATCGAGGAAACGGGATGCACTAGGTGCCATGCTCTGCAGGCGGCGCTCTTGAGGACAGGGCGAAATGATAACGCCCAGCGAAAGCGATTGCCCGAAACCAGCACGAACGCACCAGCATAGGTAGTGGCGATGATAGCAACTGACAGTTTGATGTTCGAGGCGGGGATCATAATGCTGGTCGCCTTCATAGGCGCAGCCGTAGCCTCGAAGGCCAAGCAAAGCGTCATCCTCGGCTACATACTAGCCGGAATCCTCATCGGTCCCTACATTTACATCGAGCTCTTCGGCTTCACCTACGACGGGCTGGTCAAGGACACCGAGTTCATCAAGCTACTGTCCAGCATGGGCCTGACCCTGCTGATGTTCTTCGTGGGGCTAGGATTCTCGATAACCAAATT contains these protein-coding regions:
- a CDS encoding cation-translocating P-type ATPase, whose translation is MSTEFHAMSGEETLSALGSGPEGLSAAEAADRLLRYGPNELSEGRKISPLKIFLEQFKDFMVIILIIAAIISGAIASIKGSNEEWLDAAVIMIIVIINATLGFVQTYRAEKTMQALKDMAAPKANVIRDGKEQCVPSRDLVPGDIILLAAGDKISADARLLDSANLKTNEASLTGESLSVNKRAGEVLAEGAFLSDRINMIFSGCTVDHGRGKAVVISTGMLTQLGNIAKMVQYEDEDTPLQKKLDKLGKQLGLMIFGVCIFIFVVGLTRGVPAEEMFLTAVSLAVAAIPEGLPAIVTISLALGLQRMAKRKAVMRKLPAVESLGSATVICTDKTGTLTKGEMNIREIFMTEAINVSGEGFEPKGTFSLPGGVMDADDRGDLSMLLVAGALCNDSSLYQEEGKWKVRGDPTEGTLIVTARKGGVDVDKITKDSPRIFELSFDSVKKRMTTVHEVDGRKYAFMKGAAEKVVPLCTKRRAKGQIVDLIPQTVESVLAQNNDMAGRALRVLAIAMRDVTDVPLEEAALEKDFTLLGLVGMIDAPRKEAMEAVKKCHTAGIRVIMITGDHELTARAIAVEMGIAKPGKDKVINGQMLETASDQELTELLKEVNVFARVAPEHKVRIVEMLQNQGQIVAMTGDGVNDAPALKKADIGVAMGITGTDVSKEASQMVLMDDNFASIVNAVEEGRGVYDNIKKFVTFLLACNSGEVTAMFVASLIFVEPQFMPFLLPIQLLWMNLVTDGLPALALGIDPTPKDIMERPPNAPNEPPVNRSNAIRILAVGSIFAISTLLAFWLEYWDATNVLGLADADAVMHARTVAFCTIVFAQLFYAFSARSATKTLWRIGIFTNTKLVAAIEVSVLLQLAVVYLPGLSDAFRTSPLDLEEWLILLPMSLCAFAFNELWKVVAARKARRSE
- a CDS encoding PAC2 family protein; the encoded protein is MSDFDIIELKRSNLKGATVIEGFSSIGLVGSITANYLVNLLDMDLIAVVDSPYLPSVSIVRDGVPYSPVRVYSGNINEKGNEKIVVIVSEFEPPSEILKPLAWAIMDWVEHKGCTMVISPEGLANKSGEEVDEEQEKKDAANFKVYAVASTPRARTLLIKNDIPIFENGVVVGLAGVLLNEGVNRNFDVVSILSEAHSDYPDARAAAAATEAIDKLLLHTQLDTQPLLEEAALIEEALKEIKVKTGESEELAKKRSIMYG
- the rtcA gene encoding RNA 3'-terminal phosphate cyclase, producing the protein MIELDGSHGEGGGQLLRTALSLSVLTGQDLLITKIRAGRPDPGLKPQHLAGVRLITNLCNAEVVGDEVGSQRLEFRPGALVGGTYKFDVGTAGSLTLLIQTVLPALVLSPVRTELELVGGTDVRWSPPVDHYRMVLLPLIRRMGAQVEMEVEARGFYPRGGGKVRLKVSGGELRKLSLDERGELRRITGVSFVQNLPGHVAQRMADAVRRNLLGMDVQMRFETGTGDSTGAGVVLTAEYENTIIGWSSRGEKGMSAEVVGREAASGLTKEMEGGGTLDAHTADQLLPFLALAGQDSEFTVREVSGHLGTQIWLVPHYLPVRFEMTEGAPFRVRISRT
- a CDS encoding dihydrofolate reductase family protein produces the protein MRPRVIVNCAMSPDGKIAGTERRQLRISSPEDMERVRMLRSECQAILVGAGTILADDPHLTIKGLPPERQSLRVVLDPRGKVPETSLILDDRARTLMVTFEDCVRDYPGAETVRLGKGKIDLGALLDLLGARGISNLLVEGGGETIFSFFEARLVDVYSVYVGDFIIGGREAPSPVDGDGFRPGEHVFMRLTSFERLGGGVHLTYEVKRDG